CCAGCATTTCGTCGGGAATCGGCGGCCCATGGTTGTGCACGCTCACGCTGACCTCGTCCGCCAGCTCGCCGTTCAACACGATGCCGATGGAATGGTCGCGGCTGCCGTACTTCGATGCATTGGTCAGCAGGTTCGCCACCACCCGGCGCAGCCGCATCGTGTCCCAGCTGCCGTGCAGGTCGCCGCTGGCGGTCACCTGGACCGCCGGCGTGGGATAGATCGCGGCCATCTCGTCGACGACGTCGCGGGTCAACAGCTCCAGGCTGGCCGCTTCCGGCCGCACCGGCACCGCCACGCCCAGATTGTCGCCGGTGAATTCCATCAGGTCGTCGAGGATCGCCTTCATCTGCGCCGCGCTGCGCAACAGCATCTGCGCCTGCGGCGCGCGTTCGGGGCCCTGGCGCAGCATCAGTTCGGCGCAGCTCATCACCGTGGACAGCGGGCCGCGCAGGTCGTGGCCCAGGATGCCCATGAACAGGTGCCGGGTCTGCTCCATGTTCTCCATGAAGGCGCGCAGCGAGTCGGCCAGGATCTGATCCAGCGCCTCGTTGAAGCGGCTCATGTCCGGCAGGTCCTGCACTCCCGGCGTGTGCTCGGATTTGCCCCACAGGCGCATCACGCTGGCGCGCAGCGCGCGGAACTCGGACACCAGCTGCACCATGCCGAAGCCGTGCTTGACCCGCTGCCGGGCATGCAGGCTGGCCGCGCCCTCGGTCTCGAACGCCTCCGGCCCGGCATCCTGCGAACGCAGCCGCCGCTGCGCGGCGCTCATCGGCTCGCGCATGTCGGCGACGATCTCGGCCAGCAGCTGCGCGGCGTGATCGCGCAACTGGTAGGGGCTCATCGCTTCGCCCTGCTCGCCGCGGGTACGCGCGAACGCCACCCAGTCGCTGCACAGCGGCTCGATGTTCGCCTCGATGAAATCGGCCAGCTTCATGATTGCCTCTTGGCGCCGCGGCGGCCGTGCCCTGCCCGCCACACGCGACGATCCGCCGGATCGATGCGCCCCGTGCCGCCCTGGCATGTCGTCGACGCCACACAGCCTCCCCAGCAAAGCGTTGCCATTGCATATCCCCAGGCGCGTCAATGCGCCAGCTTAAACATTCCCGCGTCGATGCGTACATCCGTGTCATGCTGGCAGTGGCCGCAGGCCTGGCCATGCCTGGACGCCAGCCGCCCGGCTTGCACGGTGGCGCGCCTGTGCGAGGCGTGCCTGCAACGAGCATCGGTCCTGCCTGTCGGCACCGACGGCGGACCTTGCGTACGCTCCGGCGGCAGGCCCGTGCGCCCCCGGGCGAAAGCGCATGGTGCACAGGTCCGTCACCCAAGTGCCATGAGCTGCACCCGGTCACGCTCCTGCATGGACACCGAGACGCCGCGATCCCTGCATTCAGCCACTGCTCATGCGGCGCCGACCGCCCCCGCCGCACGCGCAGATCCGCCCGCCCTGCATGCTTGGACGAACGCATAAACCGTTGCCCGGCAAGGCACTGCAGCGGAATCCGTGCCACGTACGCCAAGGTATGCCTGCCCGGGCGATGCAGGCGCTTCCGGGCAGTTCGGCGTGCAGACGATTTGTTTTCGCTATCTGTGCGGGTTTTTCGCATGCCCTAACTTTTTTGTGCGTACATGACACGCGCCGATTTTCGTTTCTACCATTGCGCCGGAAGCAAGGGGGGATCCCTACTCCAAGTCCCGAAGGACACCGCATGAACAGGCATTACGCGCACCGGAAACTCTCTGTGCTGTGGCTGGCGTTGGTTCCCGGCTTGATGCTCGGCACATCGGCATCGGCACAGTCCGCAATCGCTCCCTCCATCCAAGACTCGAACGACACCGCAGCGCCCGCCAGTGACTTGAGCAATGGCGAAGGCGACGGCGCCAACAGCACCGCATCCGCGTACGGCAACGCCGGCAAGGGCGGCGCCGGCGCATGGTTCGGCGGCAGCGGCGGCGCGCCGTTCGCCACGCGCACCAGTTGGGAAAACGCCGGCGGCGGTTATCTCAACGCCCGCTTCGCACCCGCCGAGTGGCAGATCACTCCGTTCAACGCGGCGCGGCTGAAGACCGCCTGGACCTTCACCACGCAAGGCGACGTTTCCGCCACGCCGACCGTGCAGGGCAGCGCGCTGTACGTGCCCGACTGGGGCGGCCAGCTGTATCGCATCGACACCGCGCTGGGCAAGGCGGTGTGGCAGGTGAAGCTGTCCGACCTTACCGGCAACGCCAGCTCGCTGTCACGCAACAGCCCGGCGATCGCGCGCAACAGCGTGCTGGTCGGCGACCAGGCCAGCGGCACCGTGCTGGCGATCGACAAGAACACCGGCAAGCTGCTGTGGAAGACCGTGGTCGAAGCCAATGCGCAGGCGCGCATCACCGCCTCGCCAGTCGTGTATGGCGACCGCGTCTATGTCGGCGTGTCCTCCGGCGACTGGGGCGGACTGAGCCCGGGCTACAAATTCTCCTTCCGCGGCAGCGTGGCCGCGCTCGACCTGAAGACCGGCAAGCTGCTGTGGAGCTTCCGCACCGCGCCTGAAGGCTATTCCGGCGCGTCGGTATGGGGCACGCTGGCGATCGACCCGCGCCGGCAGCGCGTCTACGCCACCACCGGCAACAACTACTCGGTGCCGGCCGAAGTGGCCAGCTGCGTCAAGAACGCCAATGGCGACAAGAGCGCACAACTGGCCTGCCTGGCGCCCGACGACTACGTGGACTCGGTGCTGGCGCTGGACATGCGCAGCGGCAAGCCGGTGTGGACGCGCCGCCTGCAGGGCGCCGATGCCTGGTCGCTGTCGTGCCTGGTCGCGCCGACCGCCGGCATCTGCCAGGACCCGCAAGGGCCGGACTACGACTTCAGCGGCGGCGGCGCCAACCTGTTCACGGTGGTCCGCAACGGCAAGCCGCAGGCGCTGGTCGGCGCCGGCCAGAAGAGCGGCGTGTACTGGGCGCTGGACGCCGACAGCGGGCGCACCGTGTGGTCGACCCAGGTCGGCCCGGGCGGCACCGCCGGCGGCATCGAGTGGGGCTCGTCGGTCGATCCGCTCGCCTCGCGCGTTTACGTCGCCATCAACAACAGCAGCCACACCAGCTACACCCTCGCCCCCGGCAATACCGAAACCTGGAACGCCGGCTCGTGGGCGGCGCTGGACGCGGCCACCGGCAGGATCGTGTGGCAGGTGAAGGTGCCCGGCGTCGAACCGGTCCAGCCCAGCTTCGGTGCCGGCGGGCGCGGTCCGCTCGCCTCTTCGCCCGGGCTGGTCTACGCAGGCTCGATGTCCGGCGCGATGACGGTGCTCGATGCCCGGACCGGCGCCACGCTGTGGAGCTTCGATGCCGGCGGTTCGGTGGCGAGCGCGCCGGCCGTCGTGGACGGTGCGGTGTACTGGGGCGCAGGCTACAGCCGCTTCAATTTCGGCACCGGCGTGCACAAGCTCTACAAGTTCGTCCCGGCGACCCGCCGCAGCCCCTGATCGTACGATCCATCGCACCACGGCCTCTCCTGCGCAGGCAGGAGGGGCTTTTTTGTGCGCGCACGCCACCGCTGCGCCGGCTGTGCGATCGAGCCGGCGATGGCCGCCTCGCGCCACGGCTGGCGCCGTCGGCCGCGTGCGGTGCGGCGCCTTGACCCGGCACAGGCCTGCGACGGCAAGGCGACAAGCGTCTACGAAATCGGCCCCACGCGCGTGATGGCGCGCACGCAATCGCCGTGCCGGCGCCCGTAGCCTCGGCCCTGCGCCTTGGACGAGGCGCAACGGCATCCGGTCCCCTGCCGGATGGTCCAGTCGTCTTTCCAGCAGAAGGAAGATCCATGAATCGCAAGAACGCCCTGTATCTGGCCCTGCTCGCCGGCATCTCCGGCCTTTCCCCCATCGCCATGGCCGCCAATCCCCCCGCGGCCGAGATGGACTCCGCGCCGGTCGAAGCGCGCCCCGACGCCGCTGCGCTCGGCGGTGCCGAACTGCGCAGCCTCGCCACCGGCAGCGCGCATGCGCCGCGCCTGATCGAACTGGCCGCCCCCGACAGCGCCCAGGCGGCGAAGATGAGGCAAGTACGCGGCGAGCAGGTCAAGCACGGCCAGCCGCTGCAGATCGGTTTCTCCCGCGACATCGCCACCCCGGCGATCAACCTGCGCCGGCTGCGCTGGCAGAGCCTGCCCAGCGGCGCGCAGGTGACCAGCTTCGAGATCGTCTCCACCGGCGCGGCAGCGCTGCGCGCGGCATTGCAGCTCAGCGGCAGCGGCGCCCAGCCCGGCGACCCGAGCAAGGCCACGCTGCGCTTCGCCGGCGACGACGGCCGCGTGTTCGAGCAGAGCGGCGCCGACTTCGCCGGCAGCGCGCCGGGCTGGTCGGCGGCGGTATCCGGCGCGCGCCTGGTGGTGGAGATCGAGCTGCCGGCCGGCCAGTATCCGCAGGGCTTCGCGCTGAAGATTCCGCAGCTCTCGCACATGGACATCAATCCCGTCGCCAGCGAGGAAATGATGCGGCCGATGATCGGCGAGAGCGATTCGTGCGAGCGCGACATCGTCTGCCGCGCCAGCCCAACCAGCGGCTTCACTTCGGCCGCCAAGTCGGTGGCGCGCATGGTGTTCAGCACCAGCAGCGGCTCCTACCTGTGCACCGGCACCCTGCTCAACAACAGCAACTCGCCGAAGAAGTACCTGTTCTGGACCGCCGCGCACTGCATCAGCACCCAGACCGTGGCCAACACCCTGCAGACCTACTGGTTCTACGACGCCACCACCTGCAACGGCTCCACGGTCAGCTCGTCCTACACCACGCTCAGCGGCGGCGCCTACCTGCGCCATGCCAACACCACCCGCGACACCTCGCTGCTGGAACTGAAGACCGCCCCGCCCAGCGGCGCGTTCTACGCCGGCTGGAGCAGTTCGGCGATCGGTTCCACCGGCACCGCGATCGAGGGCATCCACCACCCCGCCGGCGACGTGAAGAAGTACTCGCTGGGCAGCGTCACCGGCCTGTCGACCTCGATCGACGGCAAGTCGCCGCTGTACCGGGTGGTGTGGAACACCGGCGTGACCGAAGGCGGCTCCTCCGGTTCGGGCCTGTTCACCGTCAACAGCAGCGGGGCCTACCAGCTGCGCGGCGGCCTGTACGGCGGCACCTCGTACTGCAGCGCGCCCAGCGATCCGGACTACTACTCGCGTTTCTCCGACGTGTATTCGACCATCCAGCCCTACCTGAGCCCGTAAGCGGCGCCCGGGAGGGCCGTACTCCCGGGCCGGAGCAGGCCACGCCGCGCGCGTGGCCTGCCCGCGGCCGGCCACTGCCCCGCCGCGCAACGGTTACACTGGGAGCCCCAACGCACATACGGCAGGCATCCACTTGGCAAAGCCCAACTACTCCTTCGAAAAACGTCAGCGCGAAATCGCCAAGAAGAAACAGCAGGACGAGAAGGACGCGCGCAAGCGCGAAGCGCGCGAGGCGGCCAAGGCCGCAGCGGACGCACAGGCGAAGACGCCCGACAGCGGCAACTGAGCCCGGCGGCAACGGCTCCGCGCCGGCATCTGCCGACGCGTGCCGGTCGCGCCATTGGCCGCGCCGACGTGGCGGCCTACTTGCAGTCGGACGCCCGGCAATCCGGCGCGTCACGCGAAAGAGCCGATGGACGTGCAGACCCGGCTCGGGCCAGGGGCTGTGCCCGGCTCCTTGCCTGGATCATTCCCGGACGCCTGCCCACAGCTGGCCGGTCGTCGAAGCCGATGGACGCGACAACGGTGCCGTTCTCGCCGCCTGGCCAAGCGCCAAGCGCCTGGCCGGACGCAGACCCCAAGCAGGCGCCTGCGCGCCGTCGGGATCCTGCAACGCTCAGCCGACCTTCTTGGCCAGCATGGTGCCGAGCAGGAACAGCACCAGGGCGATGGCGATACCGACCCAGAACAGGAACTTGGCAATGCCCATGGCCGCGCCCGCGGCGCCGGTGAAACCGAGCGCGCCGGCGATGAGTCCGATGATGGCGATGATGATGGCCCACTTGATCATGGTGCTGTCTTCCGGATGCGATGGAGGCGCGATGCGCCGAGCCGGCGCGCCGCCACGGCCGCGCCGTGCGACCGTGTTCCTGGATGCTAGCCAGCGCTCCATGCTCCGCACGTGAAGCGTCGCGCGTCGCCGTTTTCGCCGGTCGCGGCGCATCGATGAACGTGCCCATGAGCGGCGCAAGGCCTACACGCCCCGTCAACGCATCCATCACGGGTCGCGCGCGCGCGGCGCGGCACAGTGACCGCCGGCATTCACGCCCTATCGGAGATCCGCATGGCCAGCCCGCAGGAACTGGAAGAGAAATTCTGGAAGGCATTGAAATCCGACCGCACCGTCATGCTCGGCCTGGACGGCGTCGAGGACGGCCACGCGCGGCCGATGACCGCCCAATTCGAAGGCGACCGCGGCGGCCCGATCTGGTTCTTCACTTCCAAGGACAACGCACTGGTGCACAAGCTGACCGAGAGCCAGCGGGTGATCGCCGCATTCAGCGCCAAGGACCACGACCTGTTCGCCAGCATCAGCGGCACGCTCAGCGTGGACAACGACCAGGCAGTGATCGAACGCCTGTGGAACGGCTTCATCGATGCCTGGTACGAAGAGGGTAAGGACGATCCCAAGCTGGCGCTGCTGCGCCTGGATCCCGACCACGCGCAGATCTGGCTCAACGGCTCCAGCCTGGTGGCCGGCATCAAGGTGCTGTTCGGCATCGACCCCAAGCGCGACTACCAGGACAAGGTGGCGGACGTGCCGCTGCGCTGAGCGGCATCGGCACGACGCCGCTCTGGCGAACCGCTAGAACGGGCATCTTCAGCGCCACGGCGGCGGCTTCGGTGGCCGCCGCAATCATCTGAAACGCGCGACGCAAGAGGCGATTTGGTGACGGATCGCCTCCACAATCATTTTCCGTCGTTGCGCAGCGACATAGAGCGGCGCCCTCGGCGCTCTGTCTTGCACCGCGCACAGGAATGTCAGCGCAAATGTCTCTCCACCAGCGCGCCGCGAACGCGCGCATGAAGGTCGGCATCGGCTTTCATACCCGCAGAACCGTGCAACATCCTCTTGACGCAAGCCGGCCGCTCAAGGCGACGGCTGATTGGCCGTACGATGGCCGTAGCTGAGCACCCGCGTCAGCTTCCAGCCGTCCTGATCCTTGCGCCACACCATCACGAACTTGGCGATGCCTTCGCAACGCCCGCTGGCCAGCTCGCAGAAGCGGTGCTCGCCTTCCTCGATCGCACCGAAGTCCTTGATCGGGTAGACCCGCAGCGTGCCGTCCACCAACTCGCGGCGGACCTTGCCGCAGATCCACTTGCGCGTGTTGTCCACCACGGTCTTGCGGTCCCAGCTGGCGCCGCCGGTGTCGTGATAGAACTCCACGTCGGGCACGAACAGGTGTTCGAACGCCGCCATGTCGCAGCGGTTGTAGGCGCCGAACAGGCGCTGGTCCAGCGCGGCGACCGTGTCGAACAGCGGCCCCGTAGTGCCGTCCTCGGTCGGCGCCGCGGCCCGTGCCGTCGCAGCGCAAGCCACCAGCAGCAGTAGCGACCCCCATGCCTTCATCCGCGCATCCCCCACTTGTCGATGCGCAACTATGAGTCGCCCAGGCCGCGCCCGCAATGGCGCCAGCGCATGCCGCCGGCAGCGCGCTGAGTAGCGGCAAACGCAGACGTGGCAGCGGCTGCAGGCACCATCAACGCACGCGCCACAGCCGTCGCTGGCCGCTGCCGGCAGCTACATGTTGCGCCGGTACTCCCCGCCCACCGCGTACAGCGCGTGGCTGATCTGCCCCAGGCTATGGGTCTTCACCGCCTCCATCAGCGCGGCGAAGACGTTGCTGCGCGCGCGCGCGGCGCGTTGCAGGTAGCCGAGGCCGGCGTCGTCGCCGGGCGCTGGCGTGCCGGCTGCGCCGGCCTGCTGCGGCGGCGGCAGCACGATGCCGTTGCGGCGCCGCTGCCAGTCCTGCACGTTGGCGATCTGCTGCCCCTTCTCCCCCTCGGTGGAGCGGATCAGCTCGATCTGGGTCGCGGTCTCGCCAGCGTGCTGCTTGGGCAGGAAGGTGTTGACCCCGACCAGCGGCAGGCTGCCGTCGTGCTTCTTGTGCTCGTAGTACAGGCTCTCTTCCTGGATCTTGCCGCGCTGGTACATGGTGTCCATCGCGCCGAGCACGCCGCCGCGCTCGCTGATTGCCTCGAACTCCTTGTACACCGCCTCCTCCACCAGGTCGGTGAGCTGCTCGACGATGAAGCTGCCCTGCCACGGGTTCTCGCAGAAGTTCAGCCCGAGTTCCTTGTTGATGATCATCTGGATCGCCACCGCGCGGCGCACGCTCTCCTCGGTGGGCGTGGTGATCGCCTCGTCGTAGGCGTTGGTGTGCAGGCTGTTGCAGTTGTCGAACAGCGCGTACAGCGCCTGCAGCGTGGTACGGATGTCGTTGAACTGGATCTCCTGCGCATGCAGCGAGCGGCCGGAGGTCTGGATGTGGTACTTCATCATCTGGCTGCGCTCGTTGCCGCCGTAGCGCTCGCGCATCGCCCGCGCCCAGATGCGCCGCGCCACGCGGCCGATCACGGTGTACTCCGGGTCCATGCCGTTGCTGAAGAAGAAGCTCAGGTTCGGCGCGAAATCGTCGATGCGCATGCCGCGCGCCAGGTAGTACTCGACGATGGTGAAGCCGTTGCTCAGGGTGAAGGCGAGTTGGCTGATCGGGTTCGCCCCGGCCTCGGCGATGTGGTAGCCGGAGATCGACACCGAGTAGAAGTTGCGCACCTTGTGTTCGACGAAGTACTGCTGGATGTCGCCCATCATGCGCAGCGCGAACTCGGTGCTGAAGATGCAGGTGTTCTGCGCCTGGTCCTCCTTGAGGATGTCGGCCTGCACCGTGCCGCGCACGCTGGACAGCGTGTCCGCCTTGATCCGTGCATAGGTCTGCGCGTCGACCACCTGGTCGCCGCTGACCCCGAGCAGGGCCAGGCCCAGGCCGTCGTTGGTCGGCGGCAGCTCGCCGTGGTAGCGCGGGCGCTCCCTGCCCGCGAACAGCTGCGCCAGGGTCTGTTCGGCCTGCGCCCAGCGCTGCGCGTCGGCCTTGAGGTACTTCTCCACCTGCTGGTCGATGGCGGTGTTCATGAACATCGCCAGGATCATCGGCGCCGGGCCGTTGATGGTCATCGACACGCTGGTGGTCGGCGCGCACAGGTCGAAGCCGGAGTACAGCTTCTTCATGTCGTCCAGGGTCGGGATGTTGACCCCGGAATTGCCGACCTTGCCGTAGATGTCCGGGCGCGGCGCCGGGTCCTCGCCGTACAGGGTGACGCTGTCGAAGGCGGTGGACAGGCGCGCGGCCGGCTGGCCCACGCTGAGGTAATGGAAGCGGCGGTTGGTGCGCTCGGGCGTGCCTTCGCCGGCGAACATGCGGATCGGATCCTCGCCGGCGCGACGGTACGGGTACACGCCGCCGGTGTACGGATAGCTGCCGGGCAGGTTCTCCTTGCCGAGGAAGGTCAGCAGTTCGCCCCAGCTCTTGTAGCGCGGCGCGGCGATCTTGGGGATCGGCTGGTGGCTCAGCGATTGCCGGTAGTTCTCCACCCGGATCGCCTTGCCGCGCACTTCGTACTCGGTGACCGGGTCGGTGATCGACTTGAGCCGCTGCGGCCACTCGCGCAGCAGCTTCAGCGAGTCGCTGGACAGCGCCTGCACCGCATCGTTGTAGCGCTGGCGCAGCAGCAGCAAGGTCGCATCGACGGCGGCGCCTGCCGCCGCGGGCGCGGCCGCGGAAGGGGCGAGCTGCAGGTCCTCCATGGCATACAGATCCAACTGCTTGGGCAACTGCGGATCCTGCAGTTCGTGCAGCGACTGCCAGAACGATTGCGCGCGGTCGGCGGCCTCGGCCTGGCGTTCGATGCCGGCGTTGAGCGCGCGGCCCTGCTCGGCGATCTCGGCCAGGTAGCGCACGCGGGCGCCGGGAATCAGCACGGTGGCGCGCGGTTCCTTGAGCGTGGTGTCCAGTTCCGGCCGGAAGTCGCAGCGCAGCGCGTCGGCGCCCGCGGCCGCGTCCAGCCCCAGCTTGTCGCGCAGCAACCGGCACAGGTTGACGAACATCCAGCTGATGCCGGGATCGTTGAACTGGCTGGCGATGGTCGGATACACCGGCACCGCCTCGTCCTCCAGCTGGAACGCCACGCGGTTGCGGCGCCACTGCTTGCGCACGTCGCGCAGCGCGTCCTCGGCGCCGCGCCGGTCGTACTTGTTCAGCACCACCAGTTCGGCGAAGTCGAGCATGTCGATCTTCTCCAGCTGGCTCGGCGCGCCGTAGTCGCTGGTCATCACGTACACCGGGAAATCAACCAGGTCGACGATCTCCGAATCGCTCTGGCCGATGCCGGCGGTCTCCACGATCACCAGGTCGTAGCCGATGCCCTTCAGGAACGCGATGCAGTCCTTCAGCACCAGGTTGGTGGCCGCATGCTGGCGGCGCGTGGCCATCGAGCGCATGTACACGCGCGGGCTGCGCAAGGCGTTCATGCGGATGCGGTCGCCGAGCAGCGCGCCGCCGGTGCGGCGCCGGCTCGGGTCCACCGACACCACCGCGATGCGCATCTGCGGGAAGCCGGCCAGGAAGCGATTGAGCAGTTCGTCGGTGACCGAGGACTTGCCGGCGCCGCCGGTGCCGGTCAGGCCGAGTACCGGCGCTGCGCGCCTGGTGCGGGACTCGGGACCGGGGGCGCGGGACTCGGAAGTGCCCGGCAGGCCGGATTGCCACTGCTTGCGCAGCAGGGCCAGCTCGGATTCGGAGAACGCGCCGTCCTCGAGCGCCGAGAGCACCCTGCCGATGCCGATCTCGTCGTCGATGCCCGGAAGCGAGGCGCCGGCCTGTTCCGGGTCCCGCGTCCCCGGTGCCGCATCCCGCGCGCGCCCCGCGCGCTCCACCACATCCTCGATCATCTCCACCAGGCCCATCTTCATCCCGTCGTTGGGGTGGTAGATGCGCTCCACGCCGTAGGCCTGCAGTTCGGCGATCTCCTCGGGCGTGATGGTGCCGCCACCGCCGCCGAACACGCGCACGTGGCCGGCGCCGCGTTCGCGCAGCATGTCCACCATGTACTTGAAATACTCGACGTGGCCGCCCTGGTAGGACGACAGCGCGATCGCGTCGGCGTCCTCCTGCAGCGCCGCCCGTACCACGTCCTCGACGCTGCGGTTGTGGCCCAGATGGATCACCTCGGCGCCCTGCGCCTGGATCAGCCGGCGCATGATGTTGATCGCCGCGTCGTGGCCGTCGAACAGGCTGGCGGCGGTGACGAAGCGCAACGGGCTGGTATCCGCTTGCGGCAGCGGGACGCGGGATGCGGGAAGGCTCATCGGCAGGAGATCGGCAAAGAGAATGCCGTGATTCTAGGCGCGCGAGGTGACACGGGCAGGTTGCGCTGCAACATGCGGCGGCGTTCGCGGCGGCGACCAGGCGGCGCACAGACGCCACGCGGCTCGCCAGCTATCCGCCACATGAATGCGGCCGGGCGATGCGTCAACAGCGGCCGCATCTGCCGCGTTTGCGCTGGCGTCGGCATCCCGCCGATGTCGCTGGAGATTCCCATGTCGGTTCGTCCCTTGTTGTTGGCTTCCCTGCTCGGCAGCGCGCTCGCCGGCGGCCTGCTGGCCACGCCTGCGCAGGCGCGTTCGGTGGTGGAACTGTCGGTACAGACCGCGCCGCCGCCGCCGCGGTTCGAACGCGTGGTGGTGCGGCCGGGCCATGTCTGGGCGCCCGGCTACTGGCGC
The Xanthomonas sp. AM6 DNA segment above includes these coding regions:
- a CDS encoding HAMP domain-containing sensor histidine kinase produces the protein MKLADFIEANIEPLCSDWVAFARTRGEQGEAMSPYQLRDHAAQLLAEIVADMREPMSAAQRRLRSQDAGPEAFETEGAASLHARQRVKHGFGMVQLVSEFRALRASVMRLWGKSEHTPGVQDLPDMSRFNEALDQILADSLRAFMENMEQTRHLFMGILGHDLRGPLSTVMSCAELMLRQGPERAPQAQMLLRSAAQMKAILDDLMEFTGDNLGVAVPVRPEAASLELLTRDVVDEMAAIYPTPAVQVTASGDLHGSWDTMRLRRVVANLLTNASKYGSRDHSIGIVLNGELADEVSVSVHNHGPPIPDEMLGSLFEPLTTTAQTDGTPQAAGANLGLGLYIVDRIVRAHGGRIDVSSSQQHGTRFVATLPRQAIASS
- a CDS encoding PQQ-binding-like beta-propeller repeat protein produces the protein MNRHYAHRKLSVLWLALVPGLMLGTSASAQSAIAPSIQDSNDTAAPASDLSNGEGDGANSTASAYGNAGKGGAGAWFGGSGGAPFATRTSWENAGGGYLNARFAPAEWQITPFNAARLKTAWTFTTQGDVSATPTVQGSALYVPDWGGQLYRIDTALGKAVWQVKLSDLTGNASSLSRNSPAIARNSVLVGDQASGTVLAIDKNTGKLLWKTVVEANAQARITASPVVYGDRVYVGVSSGDWGGLSPGYKFSFRGSVAALDLKTGKLLWSFRTAPEGYSGASVWGTLAIDPRRQRVYATTGNNYSVPAEVASCVKNANGDKSAQLACLAPDDYVDSVLALDMRSGKPVWTRRLQGADAWSLSCLVAPTAGICQDPQGPDYDFSGGGANLFTVVRNGKPQALVGAGQKSGVYWALDADSGRTVWSTQVGPGGTAGGIEWGSSVDPLASRVYVAINNSSHTSYTLAPGNTETWNAGSWAALDAATGRIVWQVKVPGVEPVQPSFGAGGRGPLASSPGLVYAGSMSGAMTVLDARTGATLWSFDAGGSVASAPAVVDGAVYWGAGYSRFNFGTGVHKLYKFVPATRRSP
- a CDS encoding serine protease, whose product is MNRKNALYLALLAGISGLSPIAMAANPPAAEMDSAPVEARPDAAALGGAELRSLATGSAHAPRLIELAAPDSAQAAKMRQVRGEQVKHGQPLQIGFSRDIATPAINLRRLRWQSLPSGAQVTSFEIVSTGAAALRAALQLSGSGAQPGDPSKATLRFAGDDGRVFEQSGADFAGSAPGWSAAVSGARLVVEIELPAGQYPQGFALKIPQLSHMDINPVASEEMMRPMIGESDSCERDIVCRASPTSGFTSAAKSVARMVFSTSSGSYLCTGTLLNNSNSPKKYLFWTAAHCISTQTVANTLQTYWFYDATTCNGSTVSSSYTTLSGGAYLRHANTTRDTSLLELKTAPPSGAFYAGWSSSAIGSTGTAIEGIHHPAGDVKKYSLGSVTGLSTSIDGKSPLYRVVWNTGVTEGGSSGSGLFTVNSSGAYQLRGGLYGGTSYCSAPSDPDYYSRFSDVYSTIQPYLSP
- a CDS encoding DUF1328 family protein, whose protein sequence is MIKWAIIIAIIGLIAGALGFTGAAGAAMGIAKFLFWVGIAIALVLFLLGTMLAKKVG
- a CDS encoding pyridoxamine 5'-phosphate oxidase family protein — protein: MASPQELEEKFWKALKSDRTVMLGLDGVEDGHARPMTAQFEGDRGGPIWFFTSKDNALVHKLTESQRVIAAFSAKDHDLFASISGTLSVDNDQAVIERLWNGFIDAWYEEGKDDPKLALLRLDPDHAQIWLNGSSLVAGIKVLFGIDPKRDYQDKVADVPLR
- a CDS encoding nuclear transport factor 2 family protein; translated protein: MKAWGSLLLLVACAATARAAAPTEDGTTGPLFDTVAALDQRLFGAYNRCDMAAFEHLFVPDVEFYHDTGGASWDRKTVVDNTRKWICGKVRRELVDGTLRVYPIKDFGAIEEGEHRFCELASGRCEGIAKFVMVWRKDQDGWKLTRVLSYGHRTANQPSP
- a CDS encoding methylmalonyl-CoA mutase family protein, with the translated sequence MSLPASRVPLPQADTSPLRFVTAASLFDGHDAAINIMRRLIQAQGAEVIHLGHNRSVEDVVRAALQEDADAIALSSYQGGHVEYFKYMVDMLRERGAGHVRVFGGGGGTITPEEIAELQAYGVERIYHPNDGMKMGLVEMIEDVVERAGRARDAAPGTRDPEQAGASLPGIDDEIGIGRVLSALEDGAFSESELALLRKQWQSGLPGTSESRAPGPESRTRRAAPVLGLTGTGGAGKSSVTDELLNRFLAGFPQMRIAVVSVDPSRRRTGGALLGDRIRMNALRSPRVYMRSMATRRQHAATNLVLKDCIAFLKGIGYDLVIVETAGIGQSDSEIVDLVDFPVYVMTSDYGAPSQLEKIDMLDFAELVVLNKYDRRGAEDALRDVRKQWRRNRVAFQLEDEAVPVYPTIASQFNDPGISWMFVNLCRLLRDKLGLDAAAGADALRCDFRPELDTTLKEPRATVLIPGARVRYLAEIAEQGRALNAGIERQAEAADRAQSFWQSLHELQDPQLPKQLDLYAMEDLQLAPSAAAPAAAGAAVDATLLLLRQRYNDAVQALSSDSLKLLREWPQRLKSITDPVTEYEVRGKAIRVENYRQSLSHQPIPKIAAPRYKSWGELLTFLGKENLPGSYPYTGGVYPYRRAGEDPIRMFAGEGTPERTNRRFHYLSVGQPAARLSTAFDSVTLYGEDPAPRPDIYGKVGNSGVNIPTLDDMKKLYSGFDLCAPTTSVSMTINGPAPMILAMFMNTAIDQQVEKYLKADAQRWAQAEQTLAQLFAGRERPRYHGELPPTNDGLGLALLGVSGDQVVDAQTYARIKADTLSSVRGTVQADILKEDQAQNTCIFSTEFALRMMGDIQQYFVEHKVRNFYSVSISGYHIAEAGANPISQLAFTLSNGFTIVEYYLARGMRIDDFAPNLSFFFSNGMDPEYTVIGRVARRIWARAMRERYGGNERSQMMKYHIQTSGRSLHAQEIQFNDIRTTLQALYALFDNCNSLHTNAYDEAITTPTEESVRRAVAIQMIINKELGLNFCENPWQGSFIVEQLTDLVEEAVYKEFEAISERGGVLGAMDTMYQRGKIQEESLYYEHKKHDGSLPLVGVNTFLPKQHAGETATQIELIRSTEGEKGQQIANVQDWQRRRNGIVLPPPQQAGAAGTPAPGDDAGLGYLQRAARARSNVFAALMEAVKTHSLGQISHALYAVGGEYRRNM
- a CDS encoding YXWGXW repeat-containing protein, giving the protein MSVRPLLLASLLGSALAGGLLATPAQARSVVELSVQTAPPPPRFERVVVRPGHVWAPGYWRWNGRRHVWVAGHYVVARPGYVYVGPRWVHRGPGYRFHDGYWMHR